One genomic segment of Paenibacillus xylanexedens includes these proteins:
- a CDS encoding 4-hydroxyphenylacetate 3-hydroxylase family protein, producing MSITMSRGQAYVQRLNDERNVWLDGERIQVTGHQAFQGTLQTIEGLFNLVDDPETRETVAYWDEQTGSYVHRSFLVPRSLPDVNSRADAFRLWADRTYGVMSRLSDYARSRLTGWYATRHEMTANDPAFAGKISAYFEQAKRNDAFLTIVQRDPQINRSLPVGEDEDAMLRIVKSNAEGVVIRGAKMVATAAPYADDIIAYPVQRIPGHLPELAHMVIVAAGSPGLHMMCRESFATKDTDKLHPLSAQYDEMDAVLFFDDVFVPWERVLLHNNPEAVWQIRCNTASASLAYHQSVIRLHSKLEFITAVTSAIAKEIGVDSFLNVQEQLGELISQMQTIEGLIIAAEAQSKPDAFGNWLPEFKYIETARNLGNRYYPRAVEILKMIAAGGLIQIPSGTFEMNEKMGSMIGKYLGGVTMQAPEKIRLFQLAWELTGSPLGARHDLYERFYAGDPVRNRANQYVQYDKERLLEKVEPWLRSLKD from the coding sequence ATGAGTATCACGATGTCTCGTGGACAAGCTTACGTTCAACGTTTGAATGATGAGCGGAATGTATGGCTGGACGGAGAGCGTATCCAGGTAACTGGGCATCAGGCCTTTCAGGGAACACTTCAAACCATAGAAGGATTGTTCAATCTGGTGGATGACCCGGAGACAAGGGAAACCGTGGCCTACTGGGACGAACAGACAGGAAGTTACGTGCATCGCTCCTTTCTAGTGCCTCGTTCACTTCCTGATGTAAACAGCAGGGCGGATGCTTTTCGGCTATGGGCCGATCGGACGTATGGGGTTATGAGCCGTTTGTCTGATTATGCCCGATCCAGGCTGACAGGTTGGTACGCAACACGACATGAGATGACAGCGAATGACCCGGCATTTGCAGGTAAAATATCCGCATATTTTGAACAAGCCAAGCGAAACGATGCATTCCTAACAATTGTCCAGCGTGACCCGCAGATTAATCGTTCCTTGCCTGTTGGAGAAGATGAGGATGCCATGCTGCGAATTGTCAAAAGTAATGCGGAAGGCGTAGTGATCCGCGGGGCCAAGATGGTGGCAACAGCAGCGCCTTATGCCGATGATATCATTGCTTATCCCGTTCAACGAATTCCAGGCCACCTGCCAGAGCTGGCCCATATGGTAATTGTAGCCGCGGGCAGTCCGGGCTTGCACATGATGTGTCGTGAATCTTTTGCCACAAAAGATACAGATAAATTACATCCACTCAGTGCGCAGTATGATGAGATGGATGCTGTATTATTTTTTGACGATGTATTTGTGCCCTGGGAACGTGTATTACTGCACAATAACCCTGAAGCCGTATGGCAGATTCGCTGCAATACAGCTTCGGCCAGTCTGGCCTACCATCAGAGTGTCATTCGTTTACACTCGAAACTGGAGTTTATTACAGCCGTGACCTCAGCCATTGCCAAGGAGATTGGGGTGGACTCTTTCCTGAATGTGCAGGAACAACTCGGAGAGCTGATCAGTCAGATGCAAACCATCGAGGGACTGATTATTGCTGCTGAAGCACAGTCCAAGCCGGACGCATTTGGCAACTGGCTGCCGGAATTCAAATATATTGAAACCGCACGTAATCTGGGCAATCGCTATTACCCCCGCGCGGTGGAGATATTGAAGATGATTGCTGCGGGTGGTCTGATTCAGATTCCTTCAGGTACGTTTGAGATGAATGAAAAGATGGGTTCCATGATAGGCAAATATCTTGGTGGAGTAACGATGCAAGCCCCGGAGAAGATTCGACTCTTTCAACTCGCATGGGAGCTGACCGGAAGTCCACTCGGAGCAAGGCATGATCTATATGAACGTTTCTACGCGGGTGATCCCGTGCGCAATCGGGCGAACCAATATGTGCAGTATGACAAGGAACGTTTATTGGAGAAAGTTGAGCCGTGGCTTCGTTCGCTTAAGGACTGA
- a CDS encoding sensor histidine kinase, producing the protein MKRPWKAREKRLLQTSLTLDFLLFNFFLLLLVLIVYLMVSLDVVDFRISDQVVDPDLNVEAHVYVEELENEFYSGGGSVSKGKDTEIQRLKDSGGWIEILDANRNVIHHVGDKQDAFTQYSEADLYDGLENRSDQEYYYSITPLSTEGAAAYVLLKIPRDLVSVRINDNQLITNLKHPLSFYIMIGIGLVLLLIFVYSYWVARRIKKPLSILSSGLTQMIQGNYSTRMSISAEREFVQIGETFNYMADVIENTSAEKRYAEESKQRLIVDLSHDLKTPITSIQGYAQALVEGRGEDKDRQQRYLGYIYNKSVQVARMIQNMLELLKVDSPDFRMHIQRREIGEFLREIMADTYGEIEQKQFVLHVLVPDEVIYARYDPELLSRVIQNLITNALSYNPIGTELRVELIPLHTHVVIEVADNGVGIPQELWSTIFDPFVRGDEARTATGGTGLGLSIARRNTEKMGGRLILSRRGRETTVFTIEIPN; encoded by the coding sequence TTGAAGCGCCCATGGAAAGCTAGAGAAAAGCGACTGTTACAGACATCACTGACTTTGGACTTCTTGCTGTTCAACTTCTTTTTGCTGTTACTGGTATTGATTGTGTACCTTATGGTTTCACTGGATGTCGTGGATTTTCGCATTTCGGATCAGGTGGTTGATCCGGATCTGAATGTTGAAGCCCACGTATATGTGGAAGAGCTGGAGAACGAATTTTATTCCGGTGGAGGTTCGGTGTCGAAAGGCAAAGACACAGAGATTCAACGTCTCAAGGATAGCGGCGGCTGGATTGAAATATTGGATGCAAATCGCAACGTCATTCATCATGTGGGAGACAAGCAAGATGCGTTCACCCAATACAGTGAAGCCGATCTGTATGATGGACTGGAAAATCGGAGTGATCAGGAATACTATTATTCGATCACTCCTCTCTCGACAGAAGGAGCGGCAGCGTATGTATTGCTCAAAATCCCGCGTGATCTGGTCAGCGTGCGAATTAATGATAATCAGTTGATTACCAATCTGAAACATCCATTATCCTTTTACATTATGATTGGCATCGGTTTGGTTTTATTGTTGATCTTTGTATACAGCTACTGGGTCGCACGGAGAATCAAAAAACCACTCAGCATCCTCTCCTCGGGTCTTACGCAGATGATACAGGGAAATTATAGTACACGGATGTCGATCTCGGCCGAGAGGGAATTTGTCCAGATAGGTGAGACTTTCAACTACATGGCGGACGTCATTGAGAACACCTCTGCGGAGAAACGTTACGCCGAAGAGAGCAAACAGCGACTGATTGTAGATTTATCACATGATCTGAAGACACCGATAACATCTATACAGGGATATGCGCAGGCATTGGTGGAAGGACGTGGAGAGGACAAGGACAGGCAGCAAAGATACCTGGGATACATCTATAACAAGTCCGTTCAAGTTGCACGCATGATACAGAATATGCTGGAGCTGCTCAAGGTGGATTCGCCCGATTTTCGCATGCATATTCAGAGAAGAGAGATTGGAGAATTCTTGCGCGAGATTATGGCAGATACCTATGGGGAGATTGAACAGAAACAGTTTGTCCTTCATGTACTTGTTCCTGATGAGGTGATCTACGCGAGGTATGATCCAGAGCTGTTATCCAGAGTCATCCAAAATCTGATTACCAATGCACTGTCTTATAATCCAATCGGGACCGAACTGCGCGTTGAACTCATTCCGCTTCATACCCATGTGGTGATAGAGGTGGCAGATAACGGAGTGGGCATACCTCAAGAACTATGGTCAACAATCTTTGACCCGTTTGTACGAGGGGATGAGGCGCGGACAGCGACCGGAGGCACCGGTCTGGGATTGTCCATCGCACGACGTAATACGGAGAAAATGGGCGGACGGCTGATCCTTTCCCGGCGTGGGCGAGAGACCACCGTGTTTACCATTGAGATTCCAAATTAA
- a CDS encoding sensor histidine kinase, protein MRLFIREHLALTCWVVAILFTVVAVFWYDGYNDWVTAAYAVALGLFLYIGYLVYRYYSHRSFYTRMSRSMDSLKEFVPLNETSPLSLALEKLLDSQYGQYHAHLHRLEQRQQEYLTFMNQWVHQMKTPLSVIELTVEGQEDDDPRLVSIREEADQMRRGLETVLYVARLDTFEQDFSVEPVILRTAGEEAIHELKRFFIRNHVYPEIHIDPALVVQSDAKWIRFVLVQLLSNAIKYSAGSGQKIYVRAYEAERSIILEVQDQGIGIPKSDLNRVFQPFFTGENGRHFKESTGMGLYIAKEVLTRMNHRIDLESVYSEGTTVRITFNS, encoded by the coding sequence ATGAGATTGTTTATACGAGAACATCTCGCTTTAACGTGCTGGGTTGTTGCCATCTTGTTCACCGTTGTTGCAGTGTTCTGGTATGACGGTTACAACGATTGGGTCACGGCTGCTTATGCCGTAGCGTTGGGATTATTTTTATACATCGGATATTTGGTGTATCGTTATTATTCACATCGCTCCTTTTATACCCGGATGTCACGGTCGATGGATTCGCTGAAGGAATTTGTACCATTGAACGAAACAAGTCCTTTATCACTGGCGCTGGAGAAGCTGCTCGATTCACAATACGGCCAGTATCATGCTCATCTTCATCGGCTGGAACAACGGCAGCAAGAATATCTGACATTCATGAACCAGTGGGTCCATCAGATGAAGACACCGTTATCCGTTATTGAGTTGACCGTGGAAGGTCAGGAAGATGATGATCCTCGGCTCGTAAGCATTCGGGAGGAAGCGGACCAGATGAGGCGAGGTTTGGAGACTGTGCTGTATGTGGCCAGGTTGGATACCTTCGAACAGGATTTCAGTGTGGAACCTGTGATACTGAGGACCGCTGGGGAAGAGGCGATCCATGAGCTGAAACGGTTCTTCATCCGCAATCACGTCTATCCAGAGATACATATAGATCCTGCGCTGGTTGTGCAATCCGATGCCAAGTGGATTCGTTTTGTCTTGGTACAGTTACTGTCCAATGCAATCAAATATTCCGCGGGCAGCGGGCAAAAGATCTATGTGCGTGCGTATGAAGCCGAACGCTCCATCATATTGGAAGTGCAGGATCAGGGCATCGGAATTCCGAAGTCTGATCTAAACCGGGTATTCCAACCTTTCTTCACCGGGGAGAACGGGCGGCATTTCAAAGAGTCCACAGGCATGGGGCTGTATATTGCCAAAGAAGTGTTAACACGGATGAATCATCGGATTGATCTTGAATCCGTGTACAGCGAAGGAACGACTGTACGAATCACATTCAACTCCTGA
- a CDS encoding Asp23/Gls24 family envelope stress response protein, whose translation MSEIIEKQYNEPEYIAPQSVQMGTIHISNDVLSKIVGMAAQSTAGVSSMSVGLTEGIAKSISGKSLQKGIDVHVKDDQATIQLRINIQYGNKMHEVCRELQHNVQQAVEQLAGVMVNEIKVQVVGISMPETV comes from the coding sequence ATGTCTGAAATTATCGAAAAACAATACAATGAACCTGAATATATCGCACCTCAATCTGTTCAAATGGGTACCATTCACATCTCGAATGATGTGCTGTCCAAGATCGTGGGGATGGCCGCTCAATCAACGGCTGGTGTATCCTCCATGTCCGTTGGACTGACTGAAGGGATTGCCAAGAGTATCAGCGGCAAGAGTCTGCAAAAAGGGATTGACGTACATGTCAAAGACGATCAGGCAACCATCCAGCTGCGCATCAACATTCAATATGGCAACAAGATGCACGAAGTCTGCCGTGAACTTCAACATAATGTTCAACAGGCTGTAGAACAATTAGCTGGCGTTATGGTCAATGAAATCAAAGTGCAAGTTGTTGGCATATCCATGCCGGAGACGGTATAA
- a CDS encoding aldo/keto reductase translates to MPYTASEQRYDEMKYVRSGKSGIRLPQIALGLWQNFGGNRTLDIQEEMILRAFDLGINHFDLANNYGPPPGSAEENFGVIYKKHLRPYRDELLISSKAGYHMWNGPYGEWGSRKNLIASLDQSLGRMGLDYVDIFYHHRPDPDTPLEETMTALDHIVRQGKALYVGLSNYNAEQTQEAVTILRRLGTPCLVHQPNYSMLNRWIEDGLQDVLDEQGVGSIAFCPLGRGQLTNKYVDKIKEERANPTGNLKKEAYTDERIAKFDALQAVAERRGQTISQLALNWILRGNRVTSALIGASRVSQIEENVAALSAPDLTTEELNEIESILDGMGNYPW, encoded by the coding sequence ATGCCCTATACTGCGAGTGAACAACGATATGATGAGATGAAATATGTACGTTCCGGCAAATCCGGAATCAGACTGCCGCAAATTGCGCTGGGTTTATGGCAGAACTTTGGTGGCAACCGTACATTGGATATTCAGGAAGAAATGATTTTGCGTGCCTTTGACCTCGGAATTAACCATTTCGATCTGGCGAATAACTATGGTCCACCTCCAGGATCAGCAGAAGAGAACTTTGGCGTGATTTATAAAAAACATCTGCGTCCTTACCGGGATGAACTGCTCATCTCCTCGAAGGCAGGTTACCATATGTGGAATGGACCTTACGGCGAGTGGGGCTCCCGCAAAAACCTGATTGCCAGTCTGGATCAAAGTCTTGGTCGGATGGGGCTGGACTATGTGGACATTTTCTATCATCACCGTCCAGATCCGGACACGCCATTGGAAGAAACGATGACGGCGCTGGATCATATCGTGCGGCAAGGTAAAGCTCTGTATGTGGGCTTGTCCAATTATAATGCAGAACAGACGCAAGAAGCGGTAACCATTCTTCGTCGTCTGGGTACGCCATGTCTGGTTCATCAGCCAAACTACTCGATGCTGAATCGCTGGATTGAAGACGGTCTGCAAGACGTACTGGATGAGCAGGGCGTAGGTTCCATTGCGTTCTGTCCACTCGGCCGCGGTCAGTTGACGAATAAATATGTCGACAAGATCAAGGAAGAACGAGCCAATCCAACAGGCAATTTGAAAAAAGAAGCATATACGGACGAACGGATTGCCAAGTTCGATGCACTTCAGGCGGTTGCGGAGCGAAGAGGGCAGACGATCTCTCAACTGGCTTTGAACTGGATCTTGCGCGGTAACCGTGTAACCTCCGCACTGATTGGTGCAAGCCGTGTGTCCCAGATTGAAGAAAACGTGGCTGCGCTAAGCGCACCTGATCTGACAACGGAAGAGTTGAATGAGATCGAAAGCATTTTGGACGGAATGGGTAATTATCCGTGGTAA
- a CDS encoding ABC transporter ATP-binding protein — protein MEICSVKQISKIYKGIVSYEALSGIDLSIQEGEFVGIMGPSGSGKTTLLNMISTIDHPTSGELRIAGKNPFELNQDELALFRRKELGFVFQSFNLLNTLTVKENIVLPLTLDGVSLAEMNRRVEQLASKLGIEGILNKRTYEISGGQAQRTAIARALIHSPKLILADEPTGNLDSKAARDVMEILETRNQEDQATMLLVTHDAVAASYCSRVVFIKDGKLYNEIHYGDNRAAFYQKIINVLSLMGGSGHEFSPVRH, from the coding sequence ATGGAGATTTGTTCTGTGAAACAGATCAGTAAAATCTACAAAGGCATCGTATCTTATGAAGCGTTATCAGGTATTGACCTCAGTATTCAGGAAGGTGAGTTTGTTGGCATCATGGGACCATCGGGTAGTGGCAAAACAACGCTGCTGAACATGATCTCAACCATTGATCACCCAACATCAGGCGAACTGCGGATTGCAGGAAAGAACCCGTTTGAATTGAATCAGGACGAACTCGCGCTGTTCCGGCGCAAAGAGCTTGGATTTGTTTTTCAATCGTTCAATCTGTTAAATACACTGACAGTCAAGGAAAACATTGTGCTGCCACTGACTCTTGACGGTGTTTCGCTAGCAGAGATGAACAGACGTGTCGAACAGCTGGCAAGCAAGTTGGGGATCGAGGGTATTCTGAACAAACGGACATATGAGATATCAGGAGGACAGGCACAGCGTACGGCCATTGCCAGAGCGCTTATCCATTCCCCGAAGCTGATTCTGGCCGATGAGCCAACAGGCAACCTGGATTCAAAGGCGGCAAGAGATGTCATGGAGATTCTCGAAACGCGCAATCAGGAGGATCAGGCTACGATGCTGCTGGTCACTCATGATGCAGTAGCTGCAAGTTATTGCAGTCGGGTTGTCTTTATCAAGGATGGCAAACTGTATAATGAAATTCACTACGGCGATAATCGCGCAGCCTTTTACCAGAAGATTATTAATGTATTATCCCTAATGGGAGGTTCAGGACATGAATTTTCGCCAGTTCGCCATTAA
- a CDS encoding response regulator transcription factor, with protein sequence MRYTVLIADDEPEIVELLQLYLEKDYTIKTAVNGAEALQCIRSTQIDLVILDIMMPVMDGLQLIKQIRATYHMPVLFLSAKSQDHDKILGLGLGADDYIAKPFNPLEIVARVEALLRRVNQFDAAEIPEAKEQNLVLGDLTLDRSQCILFRSGNPVTLTSTEYKIMELLLDQPGRVFTRKKIYEAVWGDYYAHEDSTIMVHISNIREKIERDSRQPEYLKTIRGLGYKIEAPMES encoded by the coding sequence ATGAGATACACCGTATTAATTGCAGATGACGAACCAGAGATTGTTGAACTGCTTCAACTCTATCTGGAGAAGGACTATACCATTAAAACTGCGGTGAATGGAGCCGAGGCATTACAATGCATACGTTCAACACAGATCGATCTGGTCATACTGGACATCATGATGCCTGTAATGGATGGATTGCAGTTGATCAAACAGATCAGAGCCACATATCACATGCCTGTACTGTTCCTATCCGCCAAAAGTCAGGATCACGATAAAATCCTTGGACTTGGACTTGGGGCAGACGATTATATAGCGAAGCCGTTCAACCCGCTTGAGATTGTCGCCAGAGTAGAGGCGTTGCTCAGAAGAGTTAATCAATTTGATGCAGCGGAGATCCCCGAAGCAAAAGAACAGAATCTGGTATTAGGTGATCTGACGCTGGATCGATCCCAATGTATCCTTTTTCGTTCAGGGAATCCTGTAACATTGACCTCTACAGAGTATAAAATTATGGAATTGTTGCTTGATCAACCTGGCCGAGTGTTCACCCGTAAAAAAATATACGAAGCGGTCTGGGGCGATTATTATGCGCACGAGGACAGCACGATTATGGTACATATCAGCAACATTCGGGAGAAGATCGAGCGTGACTCCAGACAACCGGAATATCTCAAAACGATAAGGGGACTGGGATACAAAATTGAAGCGCCCATGGAAAGCTAG
- a CDS encoding ABC transporter permease gives MNFRQFAINNVVRNKRIYLAHFLSSTFSVMIFFTYALLLFHPDLKAGLKGSSGTVTLLANQGFVIAEIIIFIFSFLFLLYSVGSFLKTRKKEFGIFLIIGMTRKQMNRLLFMENMCIGLASIITGIGLGIIFGKLILLICGSMLAVENSLRFYFPLKSIALTAGAFLLLFVVIAMSSSLLIRKGTLIDLVKSEEKPKPEPKASRLLALLSVLFIGGGYAGVFTFVWVSFSFPLLLASVVVVIAGTYFLFTQLSVYIIRALKRNPRLFFRKTNLLFLSELTYRMKDNAIMFFMVSIISASSFTGIGTMLAIADPGLSSMSNPYAFSYMNNWYTPNSERHIRQIEETLIDNQVPYVKGSYAPIGENNNGNIIKLSDYNRLAKALGYEERTLKQIDESFMTPSNLAMRKEYREQVEKGASGGKINLEVDNQHIPVQLSTPGTDIVIPFQYEIYLYVVTDELFNKMRPAYNEEVGMPEGFYSSRTIQFIVKDWMGTRSFAPELIKSIQDDHSEKGYYEVSALVVDWLNSKQTNGIILILSGLIGIVFFTFAASFTYFRLYADLERDEAQYRMIGKMGLSRPELRKIVTRQLLLMFFLPILVAVIHSSVAFVALQQLVDFSVFGYSLRIFLVFASMQILYFALVRWRYLRHMYSKLV, from the coding sequence ATGAATTTTCGCCAGTTCGCCATTAATAACGTTGTTCGTAACAAACGAATTTATCTGGCTCATTTTCTGAGCAGTACATTTTCCGTTATGATCTTTTTTACTTACGCATTGCTCCTGTTCCATCCTGATTTGAAAGCGGGGTTAAAGGGATCAAGTGGGACGGTTACGTTGCTTGCGAATCAGGGGTTTGTGATTGCAGAGATCATTATATTCATCTTTTCATTCCTGTTCCTGCTCTACTCCGTTGGTTCATTTCTGAAGACGCGCAAGAAGGAATTTGGTATTTTCCTGATCATAGGCATGACACGTAAACAGATGAACAGACTTCTGTTTATGGAGAACATGTGTATCGGATTAGCTTCCATCATTACCGGGATTGGACTCGGAATTATTTTCGGCAAATTGATCCTGCTGATCTGTGGCTCCATGCTGGCTGTTGAGAACAGTCTTCGATTCTATTTTCCGCTAAAAAGCATTGCCCTGACGGCAGGTGCATTTCTGCTGCTGTTTGTTGTGATCGCGATGTCCTCATCCTTGCTCATTCGCAAAGGAACTCTCATTGACCTTGTGAAATCAGAGGAAAAACCGAAACCGGAACCCAAAGCCTCACGTCTACTCGCCTTGTTATCGGTATTGTTCATTGGCGGGGGTTATGCAGGAGTATTCACTTTTGTATGGGTAAGCTTCTCGTTTCCGTTATTACTCGCAAGTGTCGTGGTCGTTATTGCAGGTACGTACTTCCTGTTCACGCAGCTCAGTGTATATATCATTCGGGCACTGAAGAGAAATCCAAGATTGTTTTTCCGTAAAACCAATCTGCTCTTCCTATCTGAACTTACCTATCGAATGAAAGATAACGCCATCATGTTTTTCATGGTAAGTATCATCTCGGCTTCTTCATTTACGGGAATTGGTACCATGCTTGCTATTGCTGACCCGGGGTTGTCGTCCATGTCGAATCCGTACGCATTCAGTTATATGAATAACTGGTATACTCCAAACTCCGAGCGACATATTCGGCAGATTGAAGAAACGTTGATTGATAATCAAGTTCCCTACGTGAAGGGCAGTTATGCTCCTATAGGTGAAAATAATAATGGGAATATTATCAAACTGAGTGATTATAACCGTCTTGCGAAGGCACTGGGGTATGAAGAACGTACGTTGAAACAAATCGATGAGTCATTTATGACTCCAAGCAATTTGGCGATGCGCAAGGAGTACCGTGAACAGGTTGAAAAAGGAGCCTCGGGAGGAAAGATCAATCTGGAGGTTGATAATCAGCACATACCTGTCCAGCTATCGACACCTGGTACCGATATTGTGATTCCTTTTCAATATGAAATTTATCTCTACGTCGTAACCGACGAATTGTTTAATAAGATGAGACCTGCGTACAACGAGGAAGTTGGCATGCCTGAAGGTTTCTATTCGAGTCGAACGATACAATTTATCGTGAAAGATTGGATGGGTACACGCAGCTTTGCTCCTGAATTGATCAAATCCATTCAAGATGATCATTCCGAAAAAGGTTATTACGAGGTCAGCGCGCTTGTGGTGGACTGGCTTAATTCCAAGCAGACCAATGGCATCATTCTAATTTTGAGCGGCCTGATCGGCATTGTTTTCTTCACCTTTGCAGCAAGTTTCACGTATTTCAGACTTTACGCAGATCTAGAACGGGATGAAGCGCAGTATCGCATGATTGGCAAAATGGGACTGAGTCGTCCCGAACTCCGTAAGATCGTAACAAGGCAGCTATTGCTTATGTTCTTCCTGCCGATTCTGGTGGCGGTCATCCACAGTTCGGTTGCCTTTGTAGCGTTGCAGCAACTGGTTGATTTCTCGGTCTTTGGATACAGCCTGCGCATTTTCTTGGTGTTTGCTTCCATGCAGATTTTGTATTTTGCACTCGTGCGCTGGCGGTATCTGCGTCACATGTATTCCAAATTAGTCTAA
- a CDS encoding AraC family transcriptional regulator: protein MITYMFKNNHFQELQLLHYGTEACTPGHHFGPAMRDYYKIHYILNGKGTFEVGGKTYSLHKGQGFLIVPHSVVHYEADQDDPWEYSWVAFQGNNSQSFLQQACLSEHHPIFELGNEDDEMRSCLHRMINSRNTHKGWEISMTGLLYQFFSILIDQANSEHLQPIQDYSKETYVTQVMDFIEMNYANAITVQSIAAHVGLQRSYLCSLFKDQMGSSIQSYLVHYRMRRAAELTLDPGLTIGDIARSVGYTDQLLFSKMFKKVMGEAPTYYRKHKTAPSQLSC, encoded by the coding sequence TTGATTACGTATATGTTCAAAAACAATCATTTTCAGGAGCTTCAGCTCCTTCATTACGGCACGGAAGCTTGTACACCAGGTCACCACTTTGGCCCTGCCATGCGAGACTATTACAAAATTCATTATATTTTGAATGGCAAAGGCACCTTCGAAGTCGGTGGCAAAACGTATAGCCTGCACAAAGGTCAAGGATTTCTCATCGTTCCGCATTCTGTTGTTCATTACGAAGCAGATCAGGATGACCCTTGGGAATACAGCTGGGTTGCTTTCCAAGGCAACAATAGCCAATCCTTTTTACAGCAAGCCTGTCTGTCCGAACATCACCCGATTTTTGAGCTGGGTAATGAAGATGACGAGATGCGATCCTGCCTGCACCGAATGATTAATTCCCGCAATACGCATAAAGGCTGGGAGATTAGCATGACTGGTTTGCTGTATCAGTTCTTCTCCATTTTGATTGATCAGGCCAATTCAGAGCACCTTCAACCCATTCAGGATTATTCGAAGGAAACGTACGTGACGCAGGTAATGGACTTCATTGAAATGAACTATGCCAATGCCATTACCGTGCAATCCATCGCGGCCCATGTCGGTTTGCAGCGCAGTTATCTGTGCTCACTCTTCAAGGATCAGATGGGAAGTAGCATCCAATCGTATCTGGTTCATTACCGGATGCGTAGGGCAGCCGAATTGACGCTTGATCCGGGTCTGACCATTGGTGATATCGCCCGTTCTGTGGGCTACACCGATCAATTGCTTTTCTCCAAAATGTTCAAAAAAGTGATGGGGGAAGCCCCCACCTACTACCGTAAACATAAAACAGCACCCTCCCAGTTAAGTTGTTAA
- a CDS encoding AI-2E family transporter: MFKVNTFVRFSIALALILVNIYLLSRVSFIFQPLVTMITVITVPMMLSVFFYYLLRPLVNYMEKKKINRTLSILLIYLVIAILGVFFIIGLWPSLREQLFNLVDNAPSLINSLSEQLRELEQNGAIQALFPEGSTPFSQITEYINKGFNFVTNYVSGFFSLVSSFAIILFTLPILLFYMLLQGEKFGRKLAHIAPKRFQNDSREVVIEIDQALSGFIVGRVLVNLALGVLMYIGFLIIGLPYALLLTVIAVIMNFVPFIGAIVSSVPIVIMGLVVSPSVAIWSLIIILVAQQIQDNLVAPYVFGKKLDIHPLTTIILVLGAGDLGGIIAILIIIPVYMIVKILLVRIYNMFFKDKWQNA; this comes from the coding sequence TTGTTCAAAGTAAATACGTTTGTCCGGTTCAGTATTGCACTGGCGCTGATATTGGTTAATATCTATTTATTATCACGTGTGAGCTTCATCTTTCAGCCGCTCGTCACCATGATCACGGTCATTACCGTGCCGATGATGTTGTCGGTGTTCTTTTATTATCTGCTAAGGCCGCTTGTGAATTATATGGAGAAAAAGAAAATAAATCGCACGCTAAGTATTTTGCTAATCTATCTGGTTATTGCTATTCTGGGAGTGTTCTTCATCATTGGTTTATGGCCATCGTTACGTGAGCAACTGTTCAATCTGGTTGATAACGCACCAAGTTTAATCAATTCATTAAGTGAACAGCTGAGAGAGCTGGAGCAAAATGGTGCCATTCAGGCCTTGTTCCCTGAGGGCTCGACACCTTTCTCCCAGATCACGGAGTATATCAACAAAGGATTTAACTTTGTAACTAACTATGTAAGTGGATTCTTCTCACTCGTTTCCAGTTTTGCGATCATCTTGTTTACACTACCGATCCTTTTGTTCTATATGCTGTTACAAGGCGAGAAATTTGGTCGTAAATTGGCACATATCGCACCCAAACGTTTCCAAAATGACAGCCGTGAAGTCGTAATTGAGATTGATCAGGCGTTGAGTGGTTTTATTGTGGGAAGAGTTTTGGTGAATCTGGCACTGGGTGTACTGATGTATATCGGTTTCTTGATCATTGGACTGCCGTACGCATTACTGCTCACGGTAATTGCGGTCATCATGAACTTTGTTCCGTTTATCGGAGCGATTGTGTCGTCCGTACCTATTGTGATCATGGGTCTCGTGGTATCACCATCTGTTGCCATCTGGTCTCTGATTATTATTCTTGTCGCTCAGCAGATTCAGGACAACCTGGTTGCACCGTACGTATTCGGCAAAAAGCTCGATATTCACCCGCTCACGACCATCATTCTGGTGTTGGGTGCAGGCGACCTGGGTGGAATTATTGCCATTCTGATTATTATCCCGGTTTATATGATTGTTAAAATTCTTTTGGTTCGAATCTATAACATGTTCTTTAAGGACAAATGGCAGAATGCATAG